The Luteimonas galliterrae genomic interval CCCGTGGTGACCGTGGCGGCTTCGCAAGCGAACTCGCCGACGCAGCGCTCCCTCGCCCAATCGCGCAGGCCGAACGCGGTCTTGGCGTAGCCGGGTTCGGTGACGTCGCCGAGGAACAGCAGATACGGCTGCGGGAGGACTTCGCTCTCGCTCGGCAGCGGTTGGACGCTCGGCATGCGGTGGCTCGCCATGGAATCGGGATGCGGATGCGCCCGCCCGCAACGGCGGGCGGGCGGTTCAGAAGCGGTAGTCGAATTCGATGCCGAAGGTGCGCGGCTGTATCGGCACCGCGCTCAACTGCACGAGCGCACCGGTCACTGCGCTGCTGGCGCTGCCGATCGAAGAATAGGCACGCTCGTCGGTCACGTTGTTGACGTAGGCGCGCAGCTCCCAGGCACCCTTGCCGATGCCCGCATACAGGTCGAGCGCCCGGTAGGCATCCAGTTCCGTCGGCGCGGTTATTTCTTCCTGCAGGACGGTCGAAGGATCGCCCGGCGCGGTGACGCGCTGGCGCTCGGTGGTGTCGTTGACGCGGTCGCCGACCGAGCGGAACACCGCGCCGACCTGGCCATGCCCGCCGCCGGCGAAGTCGAACGCGTATTCCGCGGTCGCGGACCACGCCAACTCCGGCACGTAAGGCATGCGGTCCCCGGCCAGGCCGGTATTGAGGATCACGTCGAATCCCGGCTGCGGAATCACGGTCGCCTCGAAGTCGTTCTTCACCTCGGCCTTGGTGTACGCGGCGTTGAGGCCGAACCGCAAGTCGTCCGTCGCGCGGAACTGCGCCGACAATTCCAAACCCTTGCTGGTCGCCTCGCCGCCGTTGACCAGGCCGCCGACACCGTTGAACTGGGAGGCCACCTGGATGTCGTCCCAATCGATGCGGAACGCCGCCAGATCCAGCTCAACGCGCCTGTCCGCGAACTGCGACTTCATCCCGATCTCGTAGCTCGCCAGCATCGACGAATCCACGCTCGGCGGCATGCCGGGCAGCGCGACATTGGGCCCGCCGGGCTGATAGCCGGTAGCGGCGCGCGCGTAGACCATCACATCCTTCGTCAACTGGAATTGCGGGCTCAGGCTCCAGGTGAACACGTCTTCTTCGGATGCGCCGGGCGCATTGCCGATCGGCACGAGTATGCCGGCGGTGGTGTTCTGGCTGAAGGCCTGCTCGTTGCGCGCCTGGCGCGCGCCGGCGTCGATCTTGAAGCGCTCGCTCAGGCGCCAGGCGCCGTTGGCGAACAGCGCCGTTTCCTTGTAATCGCTGGGCAATTCGAGCAGCGCCAGGACGCCGAACATGTCGCCCAGCGGCGCCGGCAGCGGCGAGCCGTCGCGCTGCCCCAACCACGCCAGCTGGCGTTGGAGCGCATCTTCCTTGGTGTGGTAGACGCCAAGCAGCCACTCGAAACGG includes:
- a CDS encoding TonB-dependent receptor, whose protein sequence is MTTDRSYRVAQRRPLAAAIVAVLACASMAAAHAQQTQPGPASEETRPTDVTDLETVVVTANKRVENVREVAASISVIGERQLENMGANSLSDYADLVPGLQVQDNGSPGLTSISMRGVAALSSGATVATYVDEVPVGSSGVYQAANILNLDLLPYDIERIEVLRGPQGTLYGAGAIGGLLKYVTRAPDLLDSEFRIGAGLSSVSDGDDGWNVRFGASLPLKEDRLGLRVSYARNELPGYIGNAVDGSDDINSGSQTGARAALVWDGDAFDAKVSALRQSIDSDNSAGVALDPATRNPMFGDLVNQQWQPTPFSKDLSLYSLTLDWDLGWADFVSATGWSDTQSMYQLDSTIQFGEFANLQLGLPEPGSSFVRYNLDLEKLTQEFRLTSKSGGRFEWLLGVYHTKEDALQRQLAWLGQRDGSPLPAPLGDMFGVLALLELPSDYKETALFANGAWRLSERFKIDAGARQARNEQAFSQNTTAGILVPIGNAPGASEEDVFTWSLSPQFQLTKDVMVYARAATGYQPGGPNVALPGMPPSVDSSMLASYEIGMKSQFADRRVELDLAAFRIDWDDIQVASQFNGVGGLVNGGEATSKGLELSAQFRATDDLRFGLNAAYTKAEVKNDFEATVIPQPGFDVILNTGLAGDRMPYVPELAWSATAEYAFDFAGGGHGQVGAVFRSVGDRVNDTTERQRVTAPGDPSTVLQEEITAPTELDAYRALDLYAGIGKGAWELRAYVNNVTDERAYSSIGSASSAVTGALVQLSAVPIQPRTFGIEFDYRF